One genomic region from Pseudoduganella dura encodes:
- a CDS encoding glycoside hydrolase family 31 protein — translation MKAVSLACLMVAAGAPAWAGTFQQTATGVTIAPDNGAAKEIRLEVMADNIVHVVKVDQAGKQLTPSLMTIAKPCACTFDVKKSGDSVSLTTKKIVATVSLKDGRVQFADKGGAVFLKQDAEDLKPVTVGGKPYLAVKQGFNFGTKDAFYGTGQHQNNQMNLNGEDVDLLQHNMDIAIPLVVSDKNYGILWDNNGITRFGDARPYGPIGRDLKLTDAAGKEGALTARYYIGGKLALERREDNINYQYLKDVAEFWPKELKPLKELKDVKVVWEGKLASDKPGMHKMKLYSSDYATLTVDGKQVMDVWRQGWNPWYHNFEVNFAANKPVDFKLEWKPEGGMVYVAHNNPLPKPERHSLQFSSEIAEGLNYYVVRGTSIDNVIGGYRVLTGAQPLMPKWAYGFWQSRQRYETQDQLLDTVKTYRQNGWPLDNIVQDWFYWPENGWGSHDWDPKRFPNPKGMVDEVHKMNARIMLSVWGKFYENTDNYRELKAKGHMWTKNVEDGALDWVGPGYKNSHYSPYAQEARDIYYRQMKTKLVDLGFDAWWLDNTEPDVLSNTRLEDFKKLIGPTVYGPGEITFNSYSLVQTQALYDGLKRDQPNKRQFILSRSGFAGAQRNYVATWSGDTVGRWNNLYDQISAGVSSSMSGMPNWTHDIGGYAQETRFQSGELGSAQENRGIGGVEIKPEDLKEWRELNLRWWQFGAFTPLFRSHGEVVKREIQNIAPEGSPMRDSMVWYLKLRYRLMPYIYATASSTYFNEGSIMRGLVMDFPADAGSKDVKDEFLFGHAFLVAPVSEYGARERKVYLPKGAQWYDYHTGERLQGGRTVTAQAPETRMPLFVKAGSIVPMGPVTQYVDEKPDAPVTLKVYTGADGQFSFYEDDGVSEDYQRGKYSRIPLSWNEKSGTLTIGQRGGDGYQGMIARRTFRVHFVKPGVSSADSFDASDKEIVYEGKPVTVKL, via the coding sequence ATGAAAGCAGTCAGCCTGGCATGCCTGATGGTGGCGGCCGGCGCCCCGGCATGGGCCGGCACGTTCCAGCAAACCGCCACCGGCGTGACGATCGCACCCGACAACGGCGCGGCGAAGGAAATCCGGCTCGAAGTCATGGCCGACAATATCGTCCACGTGGTGAAAGTGGACCAGGCCGGCAAGCAATTGACGCCGTCGCTGATGACGATCGCCAAGCCGTGCGCGTGCACGTTCGACGTGAAGAAGAGCGGCGACAGCGTTTCGCTCACGACGAAGAAGATCGTGGCCACCGTATCGCTGAAGGATGGCCGCGTGCAGTTCGCCGACAAGGGCGGCGCCGTGTTCCTGAAGCAGGATGCGGAAGACCTGAAACCGGTCACGGTCGGCGGCAAGCCATACCTGGCCGTGAAGCAGGGCTTCAACTTCGGCACGAAGGATGCGTTCTACGGCACCGGCCAGCACCAGAACAACCAGATGAACCTGAACGGCGAAGACGTCGATCTCCTGCAGCACAACATGGATATCGCGATTCCGCTGGTCGTCTCGGACAAGAACTACGGCATCCTGTGGGACAACAACGGCATCACCCGCTTCGGCGATGCGCGTCCCTACGGCCCGATCGGCCGCGACCTGAAGCTGACGGATGCGGCCGGCAAGGAAGGCGCGCTGACCGCCCGCTACTACATCGGCGGCAAGCTGGCGCTCGAGCGCCGCGAAGACAACATCAATTACCAGTACCTGAAGGACGTGGCCGAATTCTGGCCGAAGGAACTCAAGCCGCTGAAGGAACTGAAGGACGTCAAGGTCGTCTGGGAGGGCAAGCTGGCCAGCGACAAGCCGGGCATGCACAAGATGAAGCTTTACTCGTCCGACTACGCCACGCTGACGGTCGACGGCAAGCAGGTGATGGACGTGTGGCGCCAGGGCTGGAACCCGTGGTACCACAACTTCGAAGTGAACTTCGCGGCGAACAAGCCGGTGGACTTCAAGCTGGAATGGAAGCCGGAAGGCGGCATGGTCTACGTGGCGCACAACAACCCGCTGCCCAAGCCCGAGCGCCATTCGCTGCAGTTCTCGTCGGAGATCGCCGAAGGCCTGAACTACTACGTGGTGCGCGGCACCAGCATCGACAACGTGATCGGCGGCTACCGCGTGCTGACCGGTGCGCAGCCGCTGATGCCGAAGTGGGCCTATGGCTTCTGGCAATCGCGCCAGCGCTACGAAACGCAGGACCAGCTGCTCGACACCGTGAAGACCTACCGCCAGAACGGCTGGCCGCTGGACAACATCGTGCAGGACTGGTTCTACTGGCCGGAAAACGGCTGGGGTTCGCACGACTGGGATCCGAAGCGCTTCCCGAACCCGAAGGGCATGGTCGACGAGGTTCATAAGATGAACGCGCGCATCATGCTGTCGGTATGGGGCAAGTTCTACGAGAACACCGACAACTACCGGGAACTGAAGGCCAAGGGCCACATGTGGACCAAGAACGTCGAGGATGGCGCGCTGGACTGGGTCGGCCCCGGCTACAAGAACAGCCACTATTCGCCGTACGCGCAGGAAGCGCGCGACATCTACTACCGCCAGATGAAGACCAAGCTGGTGGACCTGGGCTTCGACGCGTGGTGGCTCGACAATACCGAGCCGGACGTGCTGTCGAACACGCGCCTGGAAGACTTCAAGAAGCTGATCGGCCCGACCGTCTACGGCCCCGGCGAAATCACGTTCAACTCGTACAGCCTGGTGCAGACGCAGGCGCTGTATGACGGGCTGAAGCGCGACCAGCCGAACAAGCGGCAGTTCATCCTGTCGCGTTCCGGCTTTGCCGGCGCGCAGCGCAACTACGTGGCCACCTGGAGCGGCGACACGGTGGGCCGCTGGAACAACCTGTACGACCAGATCTCGGCCGGCGTGAGCTCGTCGATGTCCGGCATGCCGAACTGGACGCACGACATCGGCGGCTATGCGCAGGAAACCCGCTTCCAGAGCGGCGAGCTGGGTTCGGCGCAGGAAAACCGCGGCATCGGCGGGGTGGAAATCAAGCCGGAGGACCTGAAGGAATGGCGCGAGCTGAACCTGCGCTGGTGGCAGTTCGGCGCGTTCACGCCGCTGTTCCGCTCGCACGGCGAGGTGGTCAAGCGCGAGATCCAGAACATCGCGCCGGAAGGCTCGCCGATGCGCGACTCGATGGTGTGGTACCTGAAGCTGCGTTACCGCCTGATGCCGTACATCTACGCGACCGCGTCGAGCACGTATTTCAACGAAGGCTCGATCATGCGCGGCCTGGTGATGGACTTCCCGGCCGACGCGGGCTCGAAGGACGTGAAGGATGAATTCCTGTTCGGCCATGCGTTCCTGGTCGCGCCGGTGTCCGAGTACGGCGCCCGCGAGCGCAAGGTGTACCTGCCGAAGGGCGCGCAGTGGTACGACTACCATACCGGCGAGCGCCTGCAGGGCGGCCGCACGGTGACCGCGCAGGCGCCGGAAACGCGCATGCCGCTGTTCGTGAAGGCCGGCTCGATCGTGCCGATGGGCCCGGTCACGCAATACGTGGACGAGAAGCCGGATGCGCCGGTCACGCTGAAGGTGTACACCGGGGCGGACGGCCAGTTCAGCTTCTACGAGGACGATGGGGTGAGCGAGGATTACCAGCGCGGCAAGTACTCGCGCATTCCGCTGTCGTGGAACGAGAAGAGCGGCACGCTGACGATCGGCCAGCGCGGCGGCGACGGCTACCAGGGCATGATCGCCAGGCGCACCTTCCGCGTGCACTTCGTGAAGCCGGGCGTCTCCAGCGCGGATTCGTTCGACGCCTCCGACAAGGAAATCGTGTATGAAGGCAAACCAGTGACGGTGAAACTGTAA
- a CDS encoding beta-glucosidase family protein gives MKKVLAVALAAAFAGAHAAPGVADADKRAQDTVAQMTQAEKLLLVFGYFGAEFAGVKPPKDAIPYTAGYVPGIPRLNIPPQWQTDAGLGVATQPSPAPRERTALPSGMATASSWNTKLAYEAGAMIGREARLSGHNVILGGAVNLMRDPRNGRNFEYAGEDPLLAGVITGEQIRGNQSNDIVGTIKHFAFNDQETNRNTIDVKIDEQAGQMSDLLAMHIAIERGDPGSVMCSYNLVNGVYACESDWLLNQVLKKDWGYKGFVMSDWGATHSTTQAANGGLDQQSGWPFDKSMYFGPALKEAVDNGHVPKERLDDMARRILRAMYANNLMDAPQPKVEPERIDFAAHAKVTRQVAEEGSVLLKNAGDLLPLAADVKSIVIIGGHADKAVISGGGAAQVHPHGGSAVKGEGPKGFPGPIIWLPSSPMKALASRTKARVTYVDGKDAAAAAKAAASADVAIVFATQWAAESLDAPSMALPDNQDALIAAVAGANKRTVVVLETGNPVTMPWLNDVGAVLAAWFPGSAGGEAIARLLTGEVNPSGRLAFTFPASEAQLPRPKIDGDPTSRDGRFTTNYNIEGAAVGYKWFEKTGKKPLFAFGHGLSYTTYEYRDLKARNDGGKVVLSFTVANTGKRAGQAVAQVYAGPAAASARAAGWEAPRRLAAWDKVALQPGESRAVNVTVDPRILSVWNPKTRKWQRTAGNVEFTLGGASDAITARTTLALPK, from the coding sequence ATGAAGAAAGTACTGGCTGTCGCCCTGGCGGCGGCCTTTGCCGGCGCGCATGCCGCGCCAGGTGTGGCCGATGCCGACAAGCGCGCGCAGGACACCGTGGCGCAGATGACGCAGGCGGAAAAGCTGCTGCTGGTGTTCGGCTACTTCGGCGCCGAATTCGCCGGCGTCAAGCCGCCGAAGGACGCGATTCCGTACACGGCCGGGTACGTGCCGGGCATCCCGCGGCTGAACATCCCGCCGCAGTGGCAGACCGATGCCGGCCTGGGCGTGGCCACGCAGCCGTCGCCGGCGCCGCGCGAACGCACGGCGCTGCCTTCAGGGATGGCCACCGCGTCGAGCTGGAACACGAAGCTGGCGTACGAGGCGGGCGCGATGATCGGCCGCGAGGCGCGGCTGTCCGGCCACAACGTGATCCTGGGCGGCGCCGTGAACCTGATGCGCGATCCGCGCAATGGCCGCAACTTCGAGTACGCGGGCGAGGATCCGCTGCTGGCCGGCGTGATCACCGGCGAGCAGATCCGCGGCAACCAGTCGAACGACATCGTCGGCACGATCAAGCACTTCGCGTTCAACGACCAGGAAACCAACCGCAACACGATCGACGTGAAGATCGACGAGCAGGCCGGGCAGATGTCCGACCTGCTGGCCATGCACATCGCGATCGAGCGGGGCGATCCGGGGTCGGTGATGTGCTCGTACAACCTGGTCAACGGCGTGTACGCGTGCGAGAGCGACTGGCTGCTCAACCAGGTGCTGAAGAAGGACTGGGGCTATAAAGGCTTCGTGATGTCCGACTGGGGCGCCACGCACTCGACCACGCAGGCCGCCAACGGCGGTCTCGACCAGCAGTCCGGCTGGCCGTTCGACAAGTCGATGTACTTCGGCCCCGCGCTGAAGGAAGCGGTCGACAACGGCCACGTGCCGAAAGAGCGGCTGGACGACATGGCGCGCCGCATCCTGCGCGCGATGTATGCCAACAACCTGATGGATGCGCCGCAGCCGAAGGTCGAGCCGGAAAGGATCGACTTCGCGGCGCATGCGAAGGTGACGCGGCAGGTGGCGGAAGAGGGCAGCGTGCTGCTGAAGAACGCCGGCGACCTGCTGCCGCTGGCTGCCGATGTGAAGTCGATCGTCATCATCGGCGGGCATGCCGACAAGGCCGTGATCTCCGGCGGCGGCGCGGCGCAGGTGCATCCGCATGGCGGCAGCGCCGTCAAGGGCGAAGGGCCGAAGGGCTTCCCGGGGCCGATCATCTGGCTGCCGTCGTCGCCGATGAAGGCGCTTGCTTCCCGCACGAAGGCGCGCGTGACCTATGTCGACGGCAAGGATGCCGCCGCCGCCGCGAAGGCCGCTGCGTCGGCCGACGTGGCGATCGTGTTCGCCACGCAGTGGGCCGCCGAGAGCCTCGATGCGCCGTCGATGGCGCTGCCGGACAACCAGGATGCGCTGATCGCCGCCGTTGCCGGTGCCAACAAGCGCACCGTCGTCGTGCTGGAGACGGGCAACCCCGTCACGATGCCGTGGCTGAATGACGTGGGCGCCGTACTGGCCGCGTGGTTCCCGGGATCGGCGGGCGGCGAGGCGATCGCGCGGCTGCTGACCGGCGAGGTCAATCCATCGGGCCGCCTGGCCTTCACGTTCCCCGCCTCGGAAGCCCAGCTGCCGCGGCCGAAGATCGATGGCGACCCGACCAGCCGCGACGGCCGCTTCACCACCAACTACAACATCGAAGGCGCCGCCGTCGGCTACAAGTGGTTCGAGAAGACCGGCAAGAAACCGCTGTTCGCGTTCGGCCACGGCCTGTCGTACACCACGTACGAGTACCGCGACCTGAAGGCGCGCAACGATGGCGGCAAGGTGGTGCTGTCGTTCACCGTCGCCAACACCGGCAAGCGCGCCGGGCAGGCGGTGGCGCAGGTGTATGCCGGCCCCGCTGCGGCTTCCGCCAGGGCCGCCGGCTGGGAAGCTCCGCGCCGCCTGGCCGCGTGGGACAAGGTGGCCCTGCAGCCCGGCGAAAGCCGCGCCGTCAACGTGACCGTCGACCCGCGCATCCTGTCCGTGTGGAACCCGAAAACCCGCAAGTGGCAGCGCACCGCCGGCAACGTCGAGTTCACCCTCGGCGGCGCCTCCGACGCCATCACCGCGCGCACCACGCTGGCCTTGCCGAAGTAA
- a CDS encoding ThuA domain-containing protein — translation MKLAAAVLVAMGSVASAPVLAAQFDVLVFSRTAGWHHESIHEGVAAVRELGRLHDFNVFWTEDAKRVFNDRELAKYKAVVFLSTTGDVLDDEQQRAFERYVRAGGGYVGVHAAADTEHGWPWYRRLVGHMFVTHPAVQSAVLKVEDANFPGMERFAPRALVTEEWYEYGTAESKGLRYLLSVDESTYRPETAKGNGMGAFHPVSWYQQFDGGRAFYTALGHLPATYGDPVFRHHLYGGIYWAATGAGFRAR, via the coding sequence ATGAAGCTTGCTGCAGCAGTGCTGGTTGCAATGGGTTCTGTAGCGTCCGCGCCGGTGCTGGCGGCGCAGTTCGATGTGCTGGTGTTCTCGCGCACGGCGGGGTGGCACCACGAGTCGATCCACGAGGGCGTGGCGGCGGTGCGCGAGCTGGGGCGCCTGCACGATTTCAATGTGTTCTGGACCGAGGATGCAAAGCGCGTCTTCAACGACCGGGAGCTGGCGAAATACAAGGCCGTCGTCTTCCTGTCCACGACCGGCGACGTGCTGGACGACGAACAGCAGCGCGCGTTCGAGCGCTACGTCCGCGCCGGCGGCGGCTACGTGGGCGTGCACGCGGCGGCCGATACCGAGCATGGCTGGCCGTGGTACCGCCGGCTGGTCGGCCACATGTTCGTCACCCATCCGGCCGTGCAGTCGGCGGTGCTGAAGGTGGAGGATGCCAACTTTCCCGGCATGGAGCGCTTCGCGCCCCGCGCGCTGGTGACAGAGGAATGGTACGAGTACGGCACAGCGGAATCGAAAGGCCTGCGCTACCTGTTGTCCGTCGACGAATCGACATACCGCCCGGAGACGGCAAAGGGAAATGGCATGGGCGCGTTCCACCCGGTCAGCTGGTACCAGCAATTCGACGGCGGCCGCGCGTTCTACACGGCGCTCGGCCACCTGCCGGCCACGTACGGCGACCCCGTGTTCCGCCACCACCTGTATGGCGGCATCTACTGGGCCGCCACCGGTGCCGGCTTCAGGGCCCGCTAG
- a CDS encoding DUF4214 domain-containing protein: MAYDSIPYLPLLGVADMEDAAHLTFGPRLADDGYDNQALFSSFDPNAGRFPVFSFTAVEGALYTVTSDSWFDPRHLVVYDAEGYPIAQDDGFGPVGEDGLSFVAPYSGTYYVDASWSQAAAPNGHVELAILEELDTVPVQLGQGTPNDDDITGTATNDALYGNGGWDLLEGAGGNDLLDGGSGTDTAWYEGILSDYDVIVSGHRLFVTDTVGLDGNDTLVNVERLDFADVALAFDVDGTAGEAYRLYQAAFDRAPDEEGLGFWIAHLDAGTTLRNVAEGFVTSPEFRNLYGNNPDNATVLAGLYEHVLHRAPDAEGLSWWLNVLNTGQDTLAGVLTGFSESQENYDQLIGVMQDGMAYQVWG; encoded by the coding sequence GTGGCCTACGATTCGATTCCCTATCTTCCGCTGCTCGGCGTGGCGGACATGGAAGACGCCGCGCATCTCACGTTCGGGCCGCGCCTGGCCGATGACGGCTATGACAACCAGGCATTGTTCTCCAGCTTCGACCCGAATGCGGGCCGCTTTCCCGTGTTCAGCTTCACCGCCGTCGAAGGCGCGCTGTACACCGTCACCTCCGACAGCTGGTTCGATCCGCGCCACCTGGTCGTGTACGACGCCGAAGGCTATCCGATCGCCCAGGACGACGGCTTCGGCCCCGTCGGCGAGGACGGCCTGAGCTTCGTCGCGCCGTATTCGGGCACCTATTACGTCGACGCGTCGTGGAGCCAGGCCGCGGCGCCGAACGGCCACGTGGAACTGGCGATCCTGGAAGAGCTGGACACGGTGCCCGTGCAGCTGGGCCAGGGCACGCCGAACGACGACGACATCACCGGCACCGCCACCAACGACGCCCTGTACGGTAACGGCGGCTGGGACCTGCTCGAAGGCGCCGGCGGCAACGACCTGCTCGACGGCGGCAGCGGCACCGATACCGCGTGGTACGAAGGCATCCTGTCGGACTACGACGTGATCGTCTCGGGCCACCGCCTGTTCGTCACCGACACCGTCGGGCTGGATGGCAACGACACGCTGGTGAACGTGGAGCGGCTCGACTTCGCCGACGTGGCGCTGGCGTTCGACGTGGACGGCACCGCCGGCGAAGCCTACCGGCTGTACCAGGCGGCGTTCGACCGCGCTCCCGACGAGGAAGGGCTGGGCTTCTGGATCGCCCATCTCGATGCCGGCACGACCCTGCGCAACGTGGCGGAAGGCTTCGTCACGTCCCCCGAATTCCGCAACCTCTATGGCAACAACCCGGACAACGCGACCGTGCTGGCCGGCCTCTACGAACACGTGCTGCACCGTGCGCCCGATGCCGAAGGCCTGTCGTGGTGGCTCAATGTGCTCAATACCGGCCAGGATACCCTCGCCGGTGTGCTGACCGGCTTCAGCGAAAGCCAGGAGAACTACGACCAGCTGATCGGGGTGATGCAGGACGGGATGGCGTACCAGGTGTGGGGCTAG
- a CDS encoding reprolysin-like metallopeptidase, whose translation MATVAQATSTPLSGYNHIDSLLGNLPNWNYVTPGTNTLYYSFSVAGNLETGSTSLLSAPQAFTASQAAFTRGAMSYIAKLTGIKFVETADAGLAQVHFANANLAGSGTTGLDSNRIGYSYNGSNVVTKFVASSYVYLDNAEWAGMNANLAPGTQGYETLLHELGHMLGLKHPFEGAIKLPTVDNNTSHTLMSYTHTGGNHSTFSENDIAALKWLYGGDGLAGNLGVNSTTGGRWLAGTAAANTLTGGAANDIIEGNGGNDILNGGAGTDTAFYNGARGAYTFTRTGTSSWNVSGAEGSDTLSNIELLRFTDATVTLATGVVTMSAPAPTAAFALPVTQEKSAMLARADAQVSPAADDIGVQLIGHHKAAELDIA comes from the coding sequence ATGGCAACCGTTGCACAAGCTACCAGCACTCCCCTCTCCGGTTACAACCACATCGACTCGCTGCTCGGCAACCTGCCGAACTGGAACTACGTCACCCCCGGCACGAACACGCTGTACTACTCGTTCTCGGTGGCGGGCAACCTCGAAACCGGCAGTACCTCGCTGCTGAGCGCGCCGCAGGCCTTCACGGCATCGCAGGCGGCCTTCACGCGCGGCGCCATGTCGTATATCGCCAAGCTCACCGGCATCAAGTTCGTGGAAACGGCCGATGCCGGCCTGGCGCAGGTGCACTTCGCCAACGCCAACCTGGCCGGCTCCGGCACCACGGGGCTGGACAGCAACCGCATCGGCTATTCGTACAACGGCAGCAACGTGGTGACCAAGTTCGTCGCCTCGTCATATGTCTATCTCGACAACGCCGAATGGGCCGGCATGAACGCCAACCTCGCGCCCGGCACGCAGGGGTATGAAACGCTGCTGCACGAACTGGGGCACATGCTGGGCCTGAAGCACCCGTTCGAAGGCGCGATCAAGCTGCCCACGGTCGACAACAACACGTCGCATACGCTGATGTCGTACACGCATACGGGCGGCAACCATTCGACGTTCAGCGAAAACGACATCGCCGCGCTGAAATGGCTGTACGGCGGCGACGGCCTGGCCGGCAACCTCGGCGTCAATTCCACCACCGGCGGACGCTGGCTGGCCGGCACGGCCGCGGCCAATACGCTGACCGGCGGCGCGGCCAACGACATCATCGAAGGCAACGGCGGCAACGACATCCTCAACGGCGGCGCCGGCACCGATACGGCGTTCTACAACGGCGCCCGCGGCGCGTACACGTTCACGCGCACCGGCACCAGCTCGTGGAACGTGTCGGGCGCGGAAGGCAGCGACACGCTGTCGAACATCGAGCTGTTGCGCTTCACGGACGCGACGGTCACGCTGGCCACGGGCGTCGTCACGATGAGCGCGCCCGCCCCCACGGCCGCCTTCGCGCTGCCGGTCACGCAGGAGAAGAGCGCCATGCTGGCCCGTGCCGACGCGCAGGTATCGCCGGCGGCCGACGACATCGGCGTGCAGCTGATCGGCCACCACAAGGCGGCGGAGCTCGACATCGCCTGA